The Clostridium botulinum BKT015925 genome includes the window ATTCACGTAACACATGTGATTCTATTACCTTTTTATATACTACCATATTTTCTGATATATTTATATATAAGTTTAGTACTCCATCTAATGCTAAGAAACTTTCTGCAACAGCTAATCTTTTGTTTGCAGAATCATCAAGTGTTCTTTCAAACCATTGTGTTCCAGCAGTAATTGCTGGATTTAAAGATGTAGTTATTACAAATCTACTTAAAGCACTTATTCTTTCAGATCTCATAGGATTTCTTTTATATGCCATAGCAGAAGATCCTACTTGTTTTTTACCAAATGGTTCTTCCATTTCTTTCATGCTTTGAAGTATTCTTAAATCATTACTAAACTTATATGCACTTTGCGCAACCTCTGATAAAGTATTAAGTACAATAGAATCTACTTTCCTAGAATATGTTTGACCAGTTACATAATAAGTTTTATCAAAGCCCATTTTTGATGCTACTAACTTATCTAACTTTTTAACTAATTCTTCATCGTTGTTAAACAACTCCATAAAACTCGCTTGAGTTCCTGTTGTTCCTTTTACACCTCTTAATTTTATATTATCTATAACAAATTCTATATTTTCTAAATCTAGTAATAAATCTTGCATCCATAATGTGGCTCTCTTACCTACTGTCGTTAATTGAGCTGGTTGAAGATGTGTAAATCCTAGTGTAGGAACATCTTTATACTTTTCTGCAAATTTAGATAAATTATAAAGAACCTTTATCATTTTATTTCTTATAACCTCAAGAGCATCTTTCATGATTATTAAATCTGTATTATCTCCTACAAAACAACTAGTAGCTCCTAAATGGATTATTCCCTTCGCTTTAGGACATTGAAGTCCATATGCATATACATGACTCATTACATCATGTCTAATTTCTTTTTCTTTTTCTTCAGCATCTTCATAATTTATATTTTCTATATTAGATTTCAACTCATTTACTTGTTCATCAGAAATTTTTAAACCTAGTTCTTTTTCACTTTCAGCTAAAGCAGTCCAAAGCTTTCTCCAAGTTTTAAATTTCATATCTTCTGAAAATAAATATGACATTTCAGCGGATGCATATCTACTATTTAATGGTGTATTATAAGAATTTCTTTTCATCCTTGAACCTCCACATACATATATTTTTAAACTTTATATTCATTTTATTCATATTATAACATATGTTTTATAATAAAGTAATATATTTATTCGTTTTTGGTATTTATGTTTACTATTTTATATATTTAAATAATAAAAAAAGGCTATAAACAGCCTTTTTATAATGATTCAATTAATTTTATCATTTCTTCAACTGCTAATGTTTCATCGTCTCCTGATGCTGTAACTGTAACTGTTGAATCTTTAGTAACTCCTAAAGATAAAACTCCTATTAAGCTTTTAACATTAGCTTTTTTATCACCATATTCTAAATATATATCAGATTTAAAAGAAGATGCTTTTTTTACTAATAATGTAGCTGGTCTTGCATGCAATCCTGTAGCATTTTTAATTATCGCTTCCTTTTTTACCATGTAAAATCACCTCTATAAAATTATATTTTATTGTATATTTTCATTATATCATTATATATAAATATTTCTCAACTTTTTGACATGTTTTACGCTAAATTATTCATAAAATCCTCTATTATGTTCAATCCTTCTTTTATATTTTTCATTGAATTTGCATATGAAAGTCTTATATATTCATCAGCACCAAATGCGATTC containing:
- a CDS encoding HPr family phosphocarrier protein; translation: MVKKEAIIKNATGLHARPATLLVKKASSFKSDIYLEYGDKKANVKSLIGVLSLGVTKDSTVTVTASGDDETLAVEEMIKLIESL
- the purB gene encoding adenylosuccinate lyase — encoded protein: MKRNSYNTPLNSRYASAEMSYLFSEDMKFKTWRKLWTALAESEKELGLKISDEQVNELKSNIENINYEDAEEKEKEIRHDVMSHVYAYGLQCPKAKGIIHLGATSCFVGDNTDLIIMKDALEVIRNKMIKVLYNLSKFAEKYKDVPTLGFTHLQPAQLTTVGKRATLWMQDLLLDLENIEFVIDNIKLRGVKGTTGTQASFMELFNNDEELVKKLDKLVASKMGFDKTYYVTGQTYSRKVDSIVLNTLSEVAQSAYKFSNDLRILQSMKEMEEPFGKKQVGSSAMAYKRNPMRSERISALSRFVITTSLNPAITAGTQWFERTLDDSANKRLAVAESFLALDGVLNLYINISENMVVYKKVIESHVLRELPFMATENILMEAVKRGGDRQELHEIIRELSMEAAKRVKEEGLDNDLIERIINNGSFYMTQEEILSIIDPIKFTGRASGQVDDFINDLIKPILEKNKECLGVDVSINV